A stretch of the Myxococcus guangdongensis genome encodes the following:
- a CDS encoding AAA family ATPase, whose translation MKIREVRIRHLRNFGAEMRPIRFYDEETGLVRPLSVMVGSNGSGKSTIFQVMEGLLSFALDVVEDRPITHDIRDNGYAALNVDFGSAPFPQLLGGVWIALGRKDRAPEGFRSLSNQICRIEQRGGSGKPLLQKGPRQALNEWVGRMMRGDAKPEEGGLLFFPHNRWIEHEQRGAIEPPPRSKPWLFRFEPQTRWHGSLSQLWVWQNYLDLEQHREGRASLLPFVQIIEQILGRGQQIVIREGHVQIERPEHGDSVEPHQLPSGEQQVLALFGEIIRFLRPGAVILIDEVEISLHPALQRTVLFHLREIARRYDLQIIVTTHSMDIISAVSPTEIINLDDMVFQEKGRVQGAAK comes from the coding sequence GTGAAGATTCGCGAGGTTCGGATCCGACACCTGAGGAACTTCGGCGCGGAAATGCGACCGATCCGCTTCTACGACGAAGAGACAGGGTTGGTACGCCCTCTGTCTGTCATGGTGGGCTCCAACGGCTCTGGCAAGTCGACCATCTTCCAAGTCATGGAGGGCCTTCTTAGCTTTGCGTTGGACGTGGTGGAAGATAGACCGATCACCCATGATATCCGCGATAACGGCTACGCGGCTCTCAATGTGGATTTTGGTTCGGCTCCCTTTCCTCAATTGCTCGGAGGTGTATGGATTGCTCTCGGGCGCAAAGATCGCGCGCCAGAGGGGTTCCGTTCGTTGAGCAATCAGATTTGTCGGATTGAGCAGCGAGGAGGCTCCGGAAAACCCCTTTTGCAGAAGGGGCCTCGGCAAGCGTTGAATGAATGGGTTGGCCGCATGATGAGAGGAGATGCCAAGCCTGAAGAAGGAGGCTTGCTCTTCTTCCCACACAATAGGTGGATTGAACATGAGCAGCGTGGCGCTATTGAGCCACCTCCTCGCTCTAAACCTTGGCTGTTCCGTTTCGAGCCACAGACTCGCTGGCACGGCAGTTTGTCACAGCTTTGGGTGTGGCAGAACTATCTCGACCTTGAGCAACACCGCGAGGGACGAGCTAGCCTCCTTCCCTTTGTCCAAATCATCGAGCAAATCCTAGGGAGAGGTCAGCAGATAGTCATCCGCGAGGGGCACGTTCAAATCGAACGTCCAGAGCATGGCGATTCTGTCGAACCTCATCAACTTCCTTCGGGCGAGCAGCAGGTGTTGGCTCTCTTCGGAGAGATCATTCGGTTTCTGCGCCCAGGGGCAGTTATTCTCATCGACGAGGTCGAGATCAGTCTGCATCCGGCCCTGCAGCGGACAGTTCTCTTCCATCTGCGAGAGATTGCCCGGCGATACGATCTCCAGATTATTGTTACGACGCACTCGATGGATATCATCTCCGCAGTGTCGCCTACAGAGATCATCAACCTCGATGATATGGTTTTCCAGGAGAAAGGTCGAGTACAGGGAGCCGCGAAATGA
- a CDS encoding IS5 family transposase (programmed frameshift): MVRELVPDAFWQRVAPLLPPPRPKKKLGRPRADDRVALEAIVFVLRSGIPWEMLPRKQFGLSGMTAWRRLEEWTRAGVWEQFQERLLDELGLRGKVDFSRASIDSSSVRASKRGPPTGPNPTDSAKAGSKHHLLVDAHGLPLTESVTVANVHDTHELFPLLDSVPAVRMPSGQRRLRPGKLHGDKAYASRRNRRGLRLRGIAPRIARPGVESKERLGRYRWVVERTLAWKNQLRRLRVRDERRDDVHFGFLVLGCCIMLLRRLCSDIC; this comes from the exons ATGGTCCGCGAACTCGTCCCTGACGCCTTCTGGCAGCGAGTGGCTCCCTTGCTGCCTCCGCCTCGTCCCAAGAAGAAGCTAGGGCGTCCTCGAGCGGACGACAGAGTGGCGCTGGAAGCCATCGTCTTCGTGCTCCGCAGTGGAATCCCCTGGGAGATGCTGCCCCGCAAGCAGTTCGGCCTATCGGGCATGACGGCCTGGCGCCGGCTTGAGGAATGGACCCGGGCTGGGGTGTGGGAGCAGTTCCAGGAGCGGTTGCTCGACGAACTGGGGTTGCGCGGCAAGGTCGACTTCTCCCGGGCCTCCATCGACTCCTCGTCCGTCCGGGCGTCAAAAAGGGGGC CCCCCACAGGCCCAAACCCGACGGATAGTGCGAAGGCGGGTAGCAAGCATCATCTTCTCGTAGACGCCCACGGCCTGCCGCTCACTGAATCCGTGACTGTAGCCAATGTGCACGACACCCACGAACTCTTCCCGCTCCTCGACTCCGTGCCCGCGGTGAGGATGCCGTCGGGCCAGCGCCGGCTCCGTCCTGGGAAGCTGCATGGTGACAAGGCCTACGCATCGAGGAGGAACCGGCGTGGCCTGCGCCTGCGCGGCATCGCTCCTCGCATTGCGCGTCCGGGCGTTGAATCCAAGGAGCGACTGGGGCGATACCGCTGGGTGGTGGAGCGCACCTTGGCCTGGAAGAACCAGCTCCGCCGACTTCGCGTCCGCGACGAACGCAGGGACGACGTCCACTTCGGCTTCCTCGTCCTCGGCTGCTGCATCATGCTGCTGCGCCGCCTCTGCTCTGACATTTGTTAG
- a CDS encoding DUF4435 domain-containing protein, with protein sequence MSGYQQGQALLNACAAGRGVIVMVEGETPQHDPFFYKRWFDARAREISFFPQNGWSKVVLAVTELRAQLPARPIFGIIDRDFADDAVLQTQATALPADGVFRTGLCTLENYLLVPSGWLRVVNLLYRNSPPVDWSSEADITKRIVDAYRRCVPLAAFNMTVAKEYERLPQDGISYKMHPDAVVAPEGELKTWGLSRSPPLPLEQVFLSNLQKIQSAPQSELEKWVTGKAALKVFLQSMPPKARVSHDHLVSLYLDGYPTPPSEIHALVTRIIDRGGQP encoded by the coding sequence ATGAGCGGCTATCAGCAGGGTCAGGCACTCCTGAATGCCTGCGCAGCGGGCCGTGGGGTCATCGTGATGGTTGAGGGCGAAACCCCTCAGCACGATCCGTTCTTCTATAAGCGGTGGTTCGATGCGAGGGCTCGCGAGATCAGTTTCTTCCCGCAAAATGGCTGGTCAAAGGTTGTTCTGGCCGTAACCGAGCTTCGAGCCCAACTACCCGCCCGCCCAATATTTGGTATCATTGATCGTGACTTTGCCGACGATGCCGTCTTGCAAACTCAAGCAACGGCTCTTCCTGCAGACGGGGTGTTTCGCACAGGGTTGTGTACGCTAGAGAACTATTTGCTTGTTCCTTCGGGATGGCTGCGAGTGGTCAATCTTCTGTATCGCAACTCGCCACCAGTAGATTGGTCCAGTGAAGCCGATATAACCAAACGTATCGTGGATGCCTACCGACGGTGTGTTCCGCTCGCCGCGTTCAATATGACGGTTGCGAAGGAATATGAACGGCTGCCTCAAGATGGCATCAGCTACAAGATGCATCCAGACGCGGTCGTGGCACCTGAAGGCGAATTGAAGACGTGGGGACTCTCACGGTCTCCTCCCTTACCTCTCGAACAAGTCTTCCTGTCGAACCTACAGAAAATACAGAGCGCCCCGCAGTCCGAGTTGGAGAAGTGGGTCACGGGAAAGGCTGCCCTGAAGGTCTTCTTGCAGTCAATGCCACCCAAGGCGCGGGTCAGTCACGATCATCTTGTGAGCCTTTACCTCGACGGTTATCCAACTCCTCCGTCTGAGATCCATGCCCTCGTGACGCGCATCATAGATCGAGGAGGCCAGCCGTAA
- a CDS encoding IS5 family transposase, with the protein MGAVDENAPGPSTGTGRVGHERPLRRLHGGACFARCRRGRPKGGPHEPADHALGRSRGGFSTKLHLTCERHRHVLSIALTAGQASDLVGVFPALEGVRVQGRRGRPRQRPRVLVGDRGYSFGPVRRWARAHHVRAVLPSRSDQPRFNARCRARFDPALYRQRNVIERAVGHLKDKRAVGTRYDKLAVNYLAMVQVALICSYLRHLHPSDRA; encoded by the coding sequence CTGGGAGCGGTTGATGAGAACGCTCCAGGCCCATCTACAGGAACAGGACGAGTTGGACATGAGCGTCCTCTTCGTCGACTCCACGGTGGTGCGTGCTTCGCGCGCTGCCGCCGGGGGAGGCCAAAAGGGGGGCCACACGAGCCCGCGGACCACGCCTTGGGACGCTCTCGAGGAGGCTTTTCCACCAAGCTCCACCTCACCTGCGAGCGACACCGCCATGTCCTCTCCATTGCACTGACGGCGGGACAGGCCAGCGACCTGGTGGGCGTCTTTCCCGCCCTGGAAGGCGTCCGGGTCCAAGGGCGCCGAGGGCGTCCACGTCAGCGCCCGCGCGTGCTGGTGGGCGACAGGGGCTATAGCTTCGGTCCCGTACGTCGGTGGGCGAGGGCTCACCACGTGCGGGCTGTCCTGCCCAGCCGCTCAGACCAGCCTCGCTTCAATGCACGGTGCCGAGCGCGATTCGACCCGGCCCTCTATCGTCAGCGCAACGTCATCGAGCGAGCCGTCGGCCACCTCAAGGACAAGCGTGCCGTTGGCACTCGGTACGACAAGCTCGCCGTCAACTACCTCGCCATGGTGCAGGTGGCGCTCATCTGCTCCTACTTGCGCCACCTGCATCCGTCAGACAGGGCCTAG
- the tnpA gene encoding IS66 family insertion sequence element accessory protein TnpA, protein MRRPNPDEWKQLVEEFEASGLTQKEFADRQQVSLGGFQYWLYKKSRATPVRRSETAGRPRAAFLPVEVVASP, encoded by the coding sequence ATGCGACGACCCAATCCCGATGAGTGGAAGCAGTTGGTGGAGGAGTTCGAGGCGAGCGGCCTGACGCAGAAGGAGTTCGCGGACAGGCAGCAGGTCTCTCTCGGTGGCTTCCAGTACTGGCTGTACAAGAAGTCGCGAGCCACGCCGGTCCGGAGGTCCGAGACGGCAGGCAGGCCGCGAGCCGCGTTTCTTCCCGTGGAGGTCGTCGCGTCTCCGTAA
- the tnpA gene encoding IS66 family insertion sequence element accessory protein TnpA has protein sequence MSKPVEKQEWLQVAEAFEASGLTQKEFSTQRGLRLSTLQSWVYRRRRQRPQKVPAVRLLPVEVSAISPPSPALLEVVLASGARLRFPVGADVDYVTRLVTALGR, from the coding sequence ATGTCGAAGCCGGTTGAGAAGCAGGAGTGGCTCCAGGTCGCCGAGGCCTTCGAGGCGAGCGGCCTGACGCAGAAGGAGTTCTCCACGCAGCGAGGATTGAGGCTGAGCACGCTGCAGTCGTGGGTGTACCGGCGCCGCCGCCAGCGCCCGCAGAAAGTCCCTGCGGTGCGGTTGCTGCCGGTGGAGGTCTCGGCCATCTCACCGCCGAGTCCCGCGCTGCTCGAGGTGGTGCTGGCCAGCGGAGCACGGCTGCGATTCCCCGTGGGCGCCGACGTCGACTACGTGACTCGGCTCGTCACCGCGCTGGGCAGGTGA